One genomic segment of Thalassospiraceae bacterium LMO-SO8 includes these proteins:
- a CDS encoding IclR family transcriptional regulator, which yields MNNTLVNGMALLEVLAHSDRALGVSELAARVDLGKSNAHRLLQTLTELGYVRRDAATGTYAAAIRLWELGTAMLGHLDLRQLALPAMEALLARTRESVHLSVLDGDEVVYLHKLESPEPVRAYSAIGGRAPARCVATGKAMLAALNEAALGALAENLHAHTPKSITDATAFLQEMAGIRTRGYAVNAGEWQETVCGVAAPIHDPAGGVIAAIGVSGPAERLRPGRFKALGVEVTEAAGAVERALAGGAAPLTPFNPCAVGAATSSPLPASGRPPPQQQEEKRRASE from the coding sequence ATGAACAACACCCTGGTCAACGGCATGGCGCTTTTGGAGGTGCTGGCCCATAGCGACCGCGCGCTCGGCGTGTCGGAACTGGCGGCGCGGGTCGACCTGGGCAAGAGCAACGCCCACCGCCTGTTGCAGACCTTGACGGAACTGGGATACGTCCGGCGCGACGCCGCCACCGGCACCTATGCGGCGGCGATCCGCCTGTGGGAGCTGGGCACGGCCATGCTCGGCCATCTCGACCTCCGCCAGCTGGCCCTTCCGGCCATGGAGGCGCTGCTCGCGCGGACGCGGGAAAGCGTCCATCTCTCGGTCCTCGACGGGGACGAGGTGGTCTACCTGCACAAACTGGAAAGTCCCGAGCCGGTGCGCGCCTATTCCGCGATCGGCGGCCGCGCGCCCGCGCGCTGCGTCGCCACGGGCAAGGCCATGTTGGCCGCCTTGAACGAGGCGGCGCTCGGCGCGCTTGCCGAAAACCTGCACGCCCATACACCCAAAAGCATCACCGATGCCACGGCCTTCCTTCAGGAAATGGCGGGCATCCGCACGCGCGGCTACGCCGTCAACGCCGGCGAATGGCAGGAAACGGTTTGCGGCGTGGCCGCCCCGATCCACGATCCGGCCGGCGGCGTGATCGCCGCCATCGGCGTTTCGGGCCCGGCGGAACGCCTGCGCCCCGGCCGCTTCAAGGCCCTGGGCGTCGAGGTCACCGAAGCCGCCGGCGCCGTCGAACGCGCCCTGGCCGGCGGTGCGGCGCCGCTGACGCCTTTCAATCCTTGCGCCGTTGGCGCCGCCACCTCATCTCCTCTCCCGGCCTCCGGCCGACCTCCCCCCCAACAACAGGAAGAAAAAAGAAGGGCATCCGAATGA
- a CDS encoding cysteine dioxygenase, whose amino-acid sequence MTAPIDTIAPLRDFVIAMTNLVSKTDTEETLIAEGRKLLATLVSRDDWLPEEFTQPHPEYYQQYLLHADPLERFSVVSFVWGPGQKTPVHDHTVWGLIGMLRGAEKEVRFEQDAQGKLHQVGGVAELKPGQVEAVSPTIGDIHVVENSFTDKPSISIHVYGANIGAVSRHVFKPETDEVKPFVSGYSSTRVPNLWDRSATVRATLPAA is encoded by the coding sequence ATGACCGCTCCCATCGATACCATCGCCCCGCTGCGCGATTTCGTCATCGCCATGACGAACCTTGTTTCCAAGACCGACACCGAGGAAACCCTGATCGCCGAAGGCCGCAAGCTGCTGGCCACCCTGGTGTCGCGCGACGACTGGCTGCCCGAGGAATTCACCCAGCCCCATCCCGAATACTATCAACAGTATCTTCTGCACGCCGATCCGCTGGAACGCTTTTCGGTCGTCAGCTTCGTCTGGGGCCCTGGCCAGAAGACGCCCGTCCACGACCATACGGTCTGGGGCCTGATCGGCATGCTGCGGGGGGCGGAAAAGGAAGTCCGCTTCGAACAGGACGCCCAGGGCAAGCTGCACCAAGTCGGGGGCGTGGCGGAACTGAAACCCGGCCAGGTCGAGGCCGTGTCGCCGACCATCGGCGATATCCACGTCGTCGAAAATTCCTTCACCGACAAGCCGTCGATCAGCATCCACGTTTACGGCGCCAACATCGGCGCGGTCTCGCGTCATGTGTTCAAGCCGGAAACGGACGAAGTGAAACCCTTCGTCTCGGGCTATTCCTCGACCCGCGTGCCGAACCTCTGGGACCGTTCGGCGACCGTGCGGGCGACGCTGCCGGCCGCCTGA
- a CDS encoding DUF6455 family protein — protein MVHLLESGDAARSPLLAEALKTLDIDDARVPQDRMRLANARCRTCENADACFSWLAGLNSAQDYHWFCPNAQLFDDLAKAA, from the coding sequence ATGGTTCACCTTCTTGAAAGCGGCGATGCCGCCCGATCCCCGCTTCTTGCGGAAGCGTTGAAAACCCTCGACATCGACGACGCCCGCGTGCCGCAAGACCGCATGCGGCTGGCCAATGCGCGCTGCCGGACCTGCGAAAACGCTGACGCGTGCTTTTCCTGGCTGGCAGGCCTCAACAGCGCCCAGGACTATCACTGGTTCTGCCCGAACGCACAGTTGTTCGACGACCTGGCCAAGGCGGCCTGA
- a CDS encoding CoA transferase produces the protein MTATGPRPFDGIKVLDFTRFFAGPFGTYQFGLLGADVVKIEPIGGEDNRRAQLSQEWVDRNMAPAFMSINANKRSLTLDLKKPEAQEIVKRLVQDADIVWENFRPGVMDRFGLGYEALKAINPKLIYCAVSGFGHSGPESAKAAFDGKIQAMSGIMSITGEAEGGPMRAGFAACDLIGGMTGAFAVSAALHQRTQTGQGQFVDVSMLDSTLNFLAQHVTEYTVAGFVQRQYGNLSVTRKVTADRFRCGNGYIILAILLEKQFINLMKALGREDALEDPRFADWAARTENAGALRDVIEGAMREGDPDTWEQRLTQADVPCATVKGIDEIADHPQVAERGLLQEVDSPYGPLRLVGPGFKLAHGTGTIDRAPPHVGEHSDEILAEAGFSAEDIAGWRAGGVVA, from the coding sequence ATGACCGCAACGGGCCCCCGCCCCTTCGATGGGATCAAGGTTCTCGACTTCACCCGTTTCTTCGCCGGGCCCTTCGGAACCTATCAGTTCGGGCTGCTGGGCGCCGATGTGGTCAAGATCGAGCCCATCGGCGGCGAGGACAACCGGCGCGCCCAGCTTAGCCAGGAATGGGTCGACCGCAACATGGCGCCGGCCTTCATGTCGATCAACGCGAACAAACGCAGCCTGACCCTCGACCTGAAAAAACCGGAAGCCCAGGAGATCGTCAAACGCCTGGTCCAGGACGCCGACATCGTCTGGGAAAACTTCCGCCCCGGCGTGATGGACCGTTTCGGCCTGGGCTATGAGGCGCTCAAGGCGATCAATCCGAAACTGATCTATTGCGCGGTTTCCGGTTTCGGCCATAGCGGACCGGAAAGCGCCAAGGCGGCGTTCGACGGCAAGATTCAGGCGATGTCCGGCATCATGTCGATCACCGGCGAGGCCGAGGGCGGGCCCATGCGCGCGGGCTTCGCCGCCTGCGACCTGATCGGCGGGATGACCGGCGCCTTCGCCGTTTCCGCGGCTCTGCATCAGCGGACGCAGACCGGCCAAGGCCAGTTCGTCGACGTCTCCATGCTGGATTCGACCCTCAATTTCCTGGCCCAGCACGTGACCGAATACACCGTCGCCGGCTTCGTGCAGCGCCAATACGGCAACCTGTCGGTCACCCGCAAGGTGACCGCCGACCGTTTCCGCTGCGGCAACGGCTACATCATCCTGGCGATCCTGTTGGAAAAGCAGTTCATCAACCTGATGAAGGCGCTGGGCCGGGAGGATGCGCTCGAAGATCCGCGCTTCGCCGATTGGGCGGCGCGGACGGAAAACGCGGGCGCGCTCCGCGACGTGATCGAGGGGGCAATGCGCGAAGGCGATCCCGATACCTGGGAACAGCGTCTGACCCAGGCCGACGTGCCCTGCGCCACGGTGAAGGGCATCGACGAAATCGCCGACCACCCCCAGGTCGCGGAACGCGGCCTCCTGCAAGAAGTGGACTCGCCCTACGGCCCCCTGCGCCTGGTCGGGCCGGGCTTCAAACTAGCCCACGGCACCGGCACCATCGACCGCGCGCCGCCCCATGTCGGCGAACATAGCGACGAAATCCTGGCCGAAGCCGGATTCAGCGCCGAAGACATCGCCGGGTGGCGGGCCGGCGGAGTGGTCGCATGA
- the yacG gene encoding DNA gyrase inhibitor YacG — translation MKRKPCPICKKPPVTEYLPFCSKRCADIDLGQWLGEGYRIPTNQSPEDPDAEGEYTED, via the coding sequence CTGAAGCGCAAACCCTGCCCGATCTGCAAGAAGCCGCCGGTGACCGAATATCTGCCCTTCTGCTCCAAGCGCTGCGCCGATATCGACCTCGGCCAATGGCTCGGCGAGGGCTATCGTATCCCGACCAACCAATCCCCCGAGGATCCGGACGCCGAGGGCGAGTATACCGAGGATTAA